Below is a genomic region from Medicago truncatula cultivar Jemalong A17 chromosome 3, MtrunA17r5.0-ANR, whole genome shotgun sequence.
GTTGAAAGGCATATCTAAGTAGAAGAATTAATACCTTCAATACTTACTGAGTGCTAATGATTGGGTTGACTGTTGGACAAGTTCTTCTTTCTTTGATACATGACTGTGATGTGTTCAATAGTATGTTGGTTAAGAGACTTGGTAGTTAGCTAGTTAATTAGTCAGTTATTAAGGCTAAGGTAGATGGAAGAAATGGATAAGGCCATGTAACCTATATTTGAAAATGGGGTTGAGAGGGATGGTAGTCATATTGTGAGAATTAGAATTTTGACTAGAGAGAGTCTTCGATCTCTCAAATATCCAAACAAACTTTTTgtacatttaataaaaatacgtTCTCTACGGTCCCTATTTGAACCAATTCCTATGATTCTTACATTTGAGTGACAATAAACTTGTTTGTGGCTGATATATACAGAGCATTGTTTGTGACCCGTAAAGTACCGGATACAATACAACATGGATACGAGATGTTTCTTAAATTCAAGATACAACACAACGTAGATATGTTAccaaaatcttataaaaaaaacttacgtAGATACAAAACTTagttaatatataataactatAGTGATCACGATTTGCAAAAAGTATACTTGTGATAGTAACAAAAATTAAAGCTTTgccttaaaatatatattttaacgcCGTCGTCACAGGAGCTGTTGTGACGAAGAAGAGGAAAGGGGTTTTGGGAATTCTCTTTGTTAACGGGAGAgatggtttctttttctttcgaAATCTAAAAACTCAATGTTCAAAAACATGTATTTTAGTCTATAAAAACATGTGAAATAATAGAGCTTAAAAAACATAATGCTTCACTATGTCGTGTCTATTCTGTTTATATCCACCCCAACAAGACACACCAACAAAGAAGTGTCTTGCTATGTCATGTTAGGTCCACGTTGTATCTCAAACTTATCATTCAACATAActttcaaatgaaataaaaacaagttGAGTACTTCTGGGACATGTATCCCAGGATCCCAGGAGTATCAATGTCTGGTACATATCCAATACCGATACTTTTTCCACTTTGGAGTGTGTGGGCTTCATAGGAGGGGATGAAGCTCTCTCAATTTGGTGGATTTCCCTCAAAGAAAGCAACCAGGGTGCAACATGGTGGATTTTTTAGATGGCGGTGCTGAAAGGGTTCCGGCCAATATTTGATTCAGATATTCCAGTTTGGGCTCAAGTCTAGAGCCAAGAACCAATGGAGCATAGGGcagaaactaataaaaaaagaagggGAGCAAGAATTGGGGTAACTAGGAATCTTGAAGctaaaagaagaataaaaaagaaatagcaGAGAAGTAGATCATTCGTTAGCTAGTAGAGTGAGTTCAAAAAGAACACCgacccataaaataaaataaaactgtaAAATAAGGGAACAAATCAGCCACTTTGGAGAGACAGAATGTTAGAGACAATGTTACACAACAATACTTTACAAACTCGGGACAGCACAAAGTAAAGTACTTAACTGACACTGATGAAAATGAAGACGAAAACGTAGACTTTACATAAAGAAGCAAGGGTCTAAAATGCTTGCGTTGAAAGCCAAATTTGAATAGCAAGACTCTTAGAGGTTCGACTGATGGAAGGGAATGACTATCTTTTGGTTAGGATCACATTCATCATCCTTGGTCTAGAAATGTACAATTTTCTCAGTTCCTTAGcccaatgagaatttgaaaaggTTTACTGCACAGTTCAAGTCTTCAACTGAGTTTGTGAGTGGAAATGAGGTTATTTGAAGTTTAGGAACATATAGCACATTATTCACGATAAGAGGTGGTCAAACTTTTAAATTTCCATGGTTAGCAGCCGACGTATGAGTAATGAGTGAAATATGCTCTAATCAAGAATCCTTGGAAACAGTCCAGAGGCATAAAGGATTGAAAACAAAGGCTCTTTTTGGTTAAAGGCTGCTAAGAGAGACAATAAGGGTATGCAAATGTTTTAACTCAATCTTGTTGAGGGCCAGGATTCCGTACATAGCAGTACCTGAATAAGGAATAACATCAGACAGAAATATCAAAAGCAGTTCACAAAAAGCTGGGGTTTTAGGGTCAAAGTTAGCAAATAGCAGCTGTATAAAAAGTACCACTGGCAGCCTGGTGTCAGTTGGTCATGGTTACCAATATGAGTAGATGACACTGAGTCAAGCAAAGTGAAATAAATGGTATCCCAAATGGTGGCTAGAAGCAAGGTGTGTGAGTTCTCTTGCAGCTAATTTCACCAGCATGCAAGGGCATGTGAAAGGTATTCTGGGTGGTGGGCTTTTGGGGTTATGCTGGGCTGTCTATGGTGGTTTCCGTTGATTTACTCATAGCATGGCCTTTCTCGGTGGCCCAAGGAATAAACGTAAGGTAGAAACAAGCTTTAATAATAGGGCAGCAGCAAGAAAGGCAGCTGCTACATGGATGCAATAAAGCGACTAGGGGGTTTTGATGCGGAAACAGAGTCTCCCAAATCGAAAGACCTATGATACCAAGTAGAAAGATAACTTCTACTGATTGTTATTTCTGAATTGAATTTACATAATATCAACCAATCTCTTTTACTAATTTCCTTACGGTTGTATTTCACCTGTGTAAATCTGTGTCCCAAAAACTGTACAAggaatgataataataataataataataataatattctcaaaCAGATAACGATAGTTGTAGTATCCTATGGATCCTTATAAAGGGAACGTGACTTCTGTGAAAATACATCAATCTATCTATATTTGCTAACTGAATCAAGAGTTTTGCcaacttttttatatttcatatttCCATGGTCAACCATATATTTTTGACCATCATAGCTAACTCTTTCTACTTGTGATTGAAGGATATGGTTCATGGTGTAACGGCTCCATTCTCAACTCGTCCCCCGTTGAATCACGTACAATTTCAAAAGCATCAAGGTAACAACATAATGAGTATCTTTTTATtgcatttgtttttcttttcaaaagctCTCTCAAGAAGCTGCCAAAAGAAAGtgattattttctcaaaataagctatttcaaacagaaatgtcataaaaacactctAGCATTTTCCCTTTTGATATGAAACATAATTGAATCTTGGGACTCCAGTAATTTTGACATCCAAATTGAATAAGAATATGAATCTGCATATCTTTTTGGCTAATTGttccattttttcaaaaacaggaGGAACACATGGTCAAGCAATACCAGTTGTTATCCCCCCATCTGTCATAACAAGCTTGCAACAACAACCCTATGAAGTTCAAAGCCACATTCCAATTTTGCAACCTGGCTTTTCGGCTCCTAGAGCTATTTCAGTCCCAGGACCAAATGGTTTCTATGGCACTAAGTTTTCATGAAACGTTCGTTCAAATTCTTCTGTTTTATCGCTTTCTCCGAGTTAAAGATCAGTCTctatttccattttttaattgatatcaaaattttgttttgtttcatatcATTTATTTCCTTCCTGTGAGAAGTGTATAGTAGCTTTGTGCTGGCTCTCCATagaaattttagggttatattATTTTAGAAGAAATTTTTTGCGAGTCCTCATGTGAAGATAAGGTACTAAGGTTCAATTCTTGTCTTGGGAATTGAAGaaagattttttcttttagGATTGATATTGTACGTTTGGCAATTGCACTTGAATGGGTTGGATATAAACTCCAGACTAATTAAAGAGATGGAAAATTGGTGTgacattcaaatttcaatgttTATTTTGGACCTTATataatgaaatttttgtttatggtAGCTATTTGCATACCTTTTTTTTGCATTGAGAGCTacttttactccctccgttgtTTCTCGTGTCCAGATGGATAAATTTGGACAAAACGATATTTTTCACCTGTTTGGTTTGGATGGATAAACCTCAACGGGAGTGGTAGCTCTTCTGAAGTTGGCTTTCATGAAATCATAGACAAAAGAGAAGTATGTTTGTCGAGATTAATTGTCCTAATGCTTTAGTAAGCTTTATAGGCCTTGGACCAACATTAAACACATAGGACGCTAGTAAGATTGAGGACAATGGTGGCCAATTGAATTCTCTAGCAGAAATTAATCACCAAATGCAATGTTTGGTTTTACATTTGTATGCCGCATGTTGAAAGTAATGGTGTGAAAAATAAAGAAGCTACTAGTTGTAGCTTTTCTTTAGATGCACGCTTGCTATGCCTCCACCACCAAAACAAAGGTTGATTGATACTCTTCACTTTTAGAGTTAAGGAGCGGAGTAATAAGGAGGTTGAGAGTTCGGTCCTCACTCCCAGTAGAATACCAATAACATGTTCGCCATTTAAGAAAGAAAACTGATATATAGGGAAGGAAAGTTGTGTCTTAACGTAAATCACATACGGATGAGATGAAAGTAACCAATAATATAACCTTGTTATTTTTTCATATGAATTGAGTTGGATTTTGGTTAATCTAGGTTAAGGGTGAATTGAGGGGGGTGGAGGAGATGGCAATGATGCTTCATATGGTGATATAGAGATCGACGAGGGAGTATGCTGAGATTGGGATGAAATTTTTCAGACCAGTTGACATCAGAGATAAACCATGTTTACCACAATTAGGGTTACAATGGAGCCAATATGACCCCATACAACTGTTCAGAAGGaccaaaacaagtttttttttttaattttacctaCTAACACATGCAACTGAAAACTGCAGAGACGAACGAAACGATAATAGTGAAATAGTGAttatatatttacatcaaaccgattttaattattgttacacattccctcaaaaattaaattatggtTACACACGACCAACCAACTTTAATAATGATTACACGTGACCAATATAAATGGCTCATCTTAAATAAACGTCACCATACACAACGTCATTTCAAACCATCGTGATTTTTCACCATCCATATAAGAAAATATACAGATCCTAAGTTGGAGATAAACTGCTACAAGTTATTTTCAATAACAGTTGAAATGAAGCTCCACATAATTGGAATTCTCTAATCTATGCACCTCAGGTAACAAAATATACAGTGATGTAtaagagcaaaaaaaaataaaaggtaatATAGGAAACATTGTAAATTAGAATCAGCACACACCGCATAAACTGACTTAAGAAGTATTTAACATCCAACTTCAATGTGAAATCCACAAAACCCAATAAGGCTTGCaggtttaaattatttaaagatcCTAAAAAACTATATACTTGAAAACTCTAAATATTTCACTTTGCCAATAACTAATACTACtattttatgattatgataataatccTGCTGGCACAATAGCCACTAATAACAATAATtcaaagaaattataaattaagCATTCAATAATCAGAAAGGATTTGTTGAATTAACAGTTCCAGCATCTTGAAGTCCGGTTCCAAAACTCCTTATATCATCCAACTTGTCTCCAGATCCTGCCTCTGCTGCTTTGGATTCCTGGTTTTCTGTTTTGTTATTCTGCAAAGCCTTGTCACATTACAACATATCAATAGaaaattaattgtatttaacaaaAATTCTTGATTAGCATGAATCTAggtatttttgcttataattgagaAACGAGTTTAAACACATAAAGGTCTAATCATAGGAAACGGATCACGGTCCCCTGCAGTCAGAATGTTCACACATTCAAGCAGTCGGTCATCGTTCAATCGGACGGTCTACGTTTACACTCGGTATTttaaactataaaataaaaatatgcgttttttttttttttgttgacgtGACCAAGATCGGACAACTACCAATGTCTACTTCGTGAATGCTAGAAAATCCCGACCGCAGGGGATCCTGTTTCTTGTTGTACCTGCAAAAGCTCAGTCATTTTGCCAGTTTCAGTGCAGTCAGAAACTTTGGGAGCAGAAGCAGAGTTTTCCTCAGCATGAAACTGTACAGCTTGCAGAGGCTGATTCAAAACAGGTTGACCCACATCATTGGCTTTGTCTACTTGCATAGGGCTTGGATCCTTCGCCACTGTATTATCGCCAGGCATGGTGTTTCCAGTCTTGGTATCCATCACATCCATTTTCTCGAGAGTCATGCTAGCTACTGGTAATGAATTGTCCTCGATTTTATTCAGCACATCAGAAGAAGATTGATAATTTGAAGGAATAACACCTTCACTTTGCACGCTACTTGGAAATAGATTCTGGCTAGAAGTTTGAGCAGGAGGGGTGAGTGTTTGATTTCCATCTACCGGGATTTCCTTTCCCACAATCACGCCACTTGCAACAGAAATTGGGGCAACTTGTTGTAATGGTGGAGTGGACACCGGCATCCCGTTTGAAAAGTTAGGTTGGAACAAAACAGGCACATTACCTCTGGCTAGTTGATCGGTAATTTGGCCGGTTACCGAAGGAACGCTCATTCTGGGAGCTGCAGCCAAGTTACTAGAACTAACTGCTCCTCTGGGAACCAGAGGGGCAGACTGTGAACCATTCACTGGAAGGGTTTCAATTCTAGAAGCACTCACGGGTTGTCCATTCTTTTCCTTTGGGAGAGGCGTTTGAAACTGATTAGGTCTTGAAGGGAAGGGAACCTCAGTTCTCTGGATCATTGGAATACCTGGAGCCACATCATTCTCGGGGCAAACAGGAACAAAATGTCCAGACTTAAAGACTAATCCCTTCAAAGTAGTATCAGAATTACCAACTCTAACACTGAGCAAATATCCGGCATCGAATACTGCCTCAATTACACCGGAAACAGCCTGGCCCACCATTACATCATTTGATTCCCTAACTTGGACCCTTTGAAGGTGTTGATTTCCGTTAACTGTTTGAAGTCCAGGAGGTGGGGCTGGTTCAACACGAACAGGAGTCTGCTTTTTACTTGGAGTTGGCATATAGGGACTCTCCACTGAATCTGGCCTTGGGTATTTCCGTGGGCGACCACGTTTGCGCTTCAAAGGCACATCTCCTGAACCATCTGGCgtattattttggttttgttgCTCCATCTTGGTTTATCTGTTCAAATATTGTCTACAATAAGAGGACAGATGTATTTAAGCTAATttgaaaaaggaagaagaaataagaaaaactaTGAAGTCTGCATCTCAGACAATGAATAATCTGCTGGCCTAAAATACTGAGATCATAACACTATTCTGACAACGATGTTGCATCTAAAGTCTAAACTGATACATATCAAGTAGATTTGACAGAGTTTTATGTTGGCATAACACTATAATATTGGTACTAGTTTGTTGCCAGATAATACAGAAGCTTCCCAGATTAACATGATTGCTTGTGATAATGTACATGGCAATGCAcaaaagacaaaacaacatGCCTTACTGCATAAATACGGGTATGAACTATGAAGTCTTCCTCACTTCTACTATGACATTGAACTTAGAGCTGTTAACAATTGTGACACTCTCATAGGAAAATAAAGAGAGGCCCCACAtttcaaaagaacaaaaaaagacaACCTCTAAGCaggaaatagaataaaaaaaacggTCAATCAATACAAGAGAGAGGATAAACATAGCATAAATACAAACCAACTCAgtatgtttataaaaaaaaaacaaaaattaaatatgataaaactatGTACTATATGCAAACTATGATTTATGACCAACGCCAATAAGTTCACTAATTAGTAAATACTATGGTTCCCATTAAAGTAAGATCTGGAGTTTGAGTAATGTGAATGAAAAAGGAAGTTGGAAGAATTTTCGTATGCTTAAGTTAGTCCATGAGTGGATTTGGATTAACCAAAGACCAAAAGTAATTATGATACAAAGTTTACAAAAGGTAAAGCCACATGTGTTTGGAATTGGAAAACCATATCCGCGAACTCAAAGCACCAAAGTTCATCAAGACAAgtactttggaaaaaaaataatcaattttgattctttGGAATTCGTGTGAATGATTTTCCAAACACAAGTAGCTGAGACTTCAGAGACTTGGTAAATTGCATGAGGACACAATGTCTAGTGGCCTCATAGTCATAGATCACAAACTCAGCAGAAATCACagaaatattcattcattacacaaatcaatgaatttaaatttatcAAGGAAAATAATTACTAGCAACCAAGTACCTCTTTCCACTTTCAGTGTTGGAACATTGGCTGCAAAACAAATACCTGCAACagtttaaaaaacaaatcaatgatAAATAAAAGACTAATTCCAGATAAACATCAAGAACATATCAATTATCACCAACACATTCTCATAAAACATTAAAACCTaccctaaaaaaacattaaaacctaaaacaacattaaaacaaCCCCGAAGTATTAAACACTCCCTTCTAATTAATAACCCATACACCGAAAATTCTAGGgtttaaacttcaaaaaaatacattaaataattttttactttctcaAACCAATCAAAAATTCAtcttggaaagaaaaaaaaaaactaatatgaaTTTCATAGAAACCTCTCTTCCCTTTAAAAAACAGTTATGTTATGGGTTTTAAATTTcccataacaaaataaaaatccaattctTCCCACTGCAGCAttaaaatcaatgaaaaaaaaaccctaatacGAGTTTCATAGAAACCTCtccatcctttaaaaaaaaaaacacaatcctAGGGTTTAAAATTTCccacaacaaattaaaaatctaatttttcccatgaaaaattatattttttcttccttttcccaaatttattaaaaatagaaaacgaCCCCAGAAAAATCCCTGATATGGGTTTGATCTAAaacgctaaaaaaaaaaaaacatgcaaaaaatTAGATAATTGATGAAAAGGGAAAGAAGAGATTACAGTGTTGGGAGGTGCAGATTGGATTTGATGAATTAGGGTTTGCGTTGAGAGAAAATTGAgattcgaattttttttttttttttgttgaaacgcACGCAATAAGAAGAGGAACGGAAACGAGAACGAGGAAGAGATGGTAGCGGTACAGTGTAAGACAGTGTACTGTGTTACACGCTCACACACCACTCTTAGTAGAGTATGTGTATCAGGTGTTTCAAGTGTAGTGCAATTATATATTGACACGTGGATTATTTGGTGGGTTCCATTGAGTACCTGGCACATACACTATGgattagaaaaacaaatatttttttattttctaaatattattttagatatctttttattctcttactgcattgtcctaccaactgagataTGTTCACGGGACGCTCACACagtttaattgtggagaagtggagtgtccaaggttcgaactccgacccctgcatataaaatctaatatttctaccaactgagttaagctaaGGGAATAAAAAAACCAtatatacccttaaacaaaacaaatggatatatatatatatatatatatatatatatatatatatataaataatatataacgAGCGAAAAGACGGACACATGTCtgttttttcactctttttattgCACTAACGAGTGTAgatcatcaacaatattttatataaattttgcaTGTAAATTACAATGACAACAATAATCTTTGATATAGATTATAATTATGTCATGTGAGCATGagatagctcagttggtaggacaatgcattattatatgcaggggccggggttcgaaccccggatacTTCAcgtattcaccttataaggtgaattctaaccattagaccacctgacaaaaaaaaaattataattataattatagatatttgtgactttcaaatgtaacaaaccgtatttatatttttcattaacaacaataatttaacaaatataaacaaaaaatttatcttttttaataacaccaacaatataacaatattataagaaatatttatttaagggtataattgagaaTTGAATTTGTTCATGggtatatttatttaatgtctattatattttttttgagaatggTGATAATAAATCAAGCAAGGAGGATCAATGGTACACTCGATGAACATCAGGGCTAGAATGGGTTCTAAAATATTGGAGAATTGAATTTGTTCCCCTTCTTCATTTAGGGGATTTGAATTGAATGTCCTTTTAAATTGTTGTTCATGGACTTGGGATTTAGGTTTTGTCATTTCGCTAAAATTTGAAGGAATCTCGTGCTGATTGGGAAGGGGGGAGAGTCAAAGAGAGAAGATTTGGGTTAAGGAAGAAGGATGAAGGGGGATAAGAAAGAGAATATGTTAGACATgattgaatttatattttgggTTTGTGTAATTTTAGAGTTTTATCTTGTGGGGAGTAActagttttgtttgattttatgtgtttgagattttagtttttgattttttgtatttCAGAATTTGGGTTTGAAGGTGATGAATTTATGGATTTGTGCGAATGATTTTAGGTTTGAGTTGTTGATGATGGATGCGG
It encodes:
- the LOC11428253 gene encoding uncharacterized protein isoform X1, translated to MEQQNQNNTPDGSGDVPLKRKRGRPRKYPRPDSVESPYMPTPSKKQTPVRVEPAPPPGLQTVNGNQHLQRVQVRESNDVMVGQAVSGVIEAVFDAGYLLSVRVGNSDTTLKGLVFKSGHFVPVCPENDVAPGIPMIQRTEVPFPSRPNQFQTPLPKEKNGQPVSASRIETLPVNGSQSAPLVPRGAVSSSNLAAAPRMSVPSVTGQITDQLARGNVPVLFQPNFSNGMPVSTPPLQQVAPISVASGVIVGKEIPVDGNQTLTPPAQTSSQNLFPSSVQSEGVIPSNYQSSSDVLNKIEDNSLPVASMTLEKMDVMDTKTGNTMPGDNTVAKDPSPMQVDKANDVGQPVLNQPLQAVQFHAEENSASAPKVSDCTETGKMTELLQALQNNKTENQESKAAEAGSGDKLDDIRSFGTGLQDAGTVNSTNPF
- the LOC11428253 gene encoding uncharacterized protein isoform X2, whose translation is MEQQNQNNTPDGSGDVPLKRKRGRPRKYPRPDSVESPYMPTPSKKQTPVRVEPAPPPGLQTVNGNQHLQRVQVRESNDVMVGQAVSGVIEAVFDAGYLLSVRVGNSDTTLKGLVFKSGHFVPVCPENDVAPGIPMIQRTEVPFPSRPNQFQTPLPKEKNGQPVSASRIETLPVNGSQSAPLVPRGAVSSSNLAAAPRMSVPSVTGQITDQLARGNVPVLFQPNFSNGMPVSTPPLQQVAPISVASGVIVGKEIPVDGNQTLTPPAQTSSQNLFPSSVQSEGVIPSNYQSSSDVLNKIEDNSLPVASMTLEKMDVMDTKTGNTMPGDNTVAKDPSPMQVDKANDVGQPVLNQPLQAVQFHAEENSASAPKVSDCTETGKMTELLQNNKTENQESKAAEAGSGDKLDDIRSFGTGLQDAGTVNSTNPF